In Coccidioides posadasii str. Silveira chromosome 4, complete sequence, one genomic interval encodes:
- the GEA2 gene encoding GDP/GTP exchange factor for ARF (BUSCO:6592at4751~EggNog:ENOG410PFNE~COG:U~BUSCO:237at33183) yields the protein MSVESGSSVRNDSQQAPGQSSSARSSTSIPNGPHAETANSQRPVPIAVDPIALVTSECITVTSSMRKHARWAHSSVAAILGGSGSSRPYELDASTPPSPQHGSSGQKANTGLAPPRASTASSDLDLVLAGRWGLRGKKGKSMQDNPLMSAFTRLRVDLKECRDIRTFDTPSLLHPFLQVIRSSSTSAPITSLALVAITKFFAYGIINNDSPRLSMALQRLSAAITHCRFEASDSAADEIVLLRILKLMEGMISRPEGELLGDESVCEMMETGLSMCCQVRLSEVLRRSAEIAMVNMCQVIFQRLTQLDAEATSGDQLARDDELLDDTNTLKMDPSVDGDTVASQHQSSLDSDTSSAEPPRPSGDGRPSTTVNGDGTIQPEEFMYPEAKPYGLPSIRELFRVLIDLLDPHNLQHTDAMRVMSLRIIDVALEVAGPSIARHPSLAQLARDYLCRYLFQLVKSENVAILNGSLRVAGTLLSTCRHVLKLQQELFLSYLVACLHPRVEIPREPGIDPALYVGVPQAPKLAKPSPSQAGSGRSTPVPVKDRQKLGMEGGSRRPESREAMVESIGALARIPNFMTELFVNYDCEVDRGDLCEDMVGLLSRNAFPDSATWSTTNVPPLCLDALLGYVQFIADRLDDEPKYEGLPDLSRLKEQRQRKAIIIQGATKFNEDPKAGIAFFASKGIIEDIENPKLIARFLKGTSRISKKTLGEYISNRNNEKILEAFMELFDFEGVGIVDALRHVLGSFRLPGESPLIQRIVTVFAEKYLAGGKPKEAADSDSLFVLTYAIIMLNTDLHNPNVKPQNRMTLEGFTKNLGGVNAGRDFPAEYLEGIYRSIQQNEIILPDEHENKHAFEYAWKELLIKATTAGDLIRCDSNIFDAEMFEATWRPVVATLSYVFMSASDDAVFSRVVIGFDQCAKIAAKYGLTEALDRIIFCLSSISTLALEAPPNTSLNTEVQIGKKTVMVSELAVKLGRDFRAQLATVVLFRVISGSEAAIQNGWGYVVRILHHLFINSLIPQLDIRDSGLDIPPIPLQPPSQVVDRDGRSNEAGLFSAFTSYLSSYAADDPPEPSDEEIENTMCTIDCINACGVSDLLESIRSIPISSKSHLVSALLAKLPDTSPAVITVKSERPQVHSSRAATGKTNITKPAYKPGTVYILELATLLVLRDADTIQQLGENLMRTLQDIIRDAKNVHPLMLSRVIYYLLVLLRRSYEYSFMRPPVVLHSISSFEQDTLESVAVPVITGLASIVSEAPLWKEITKYPDFWSILQRLHQHQDGAAMIFELLQNIIESDPAVVTADNYEAAVGLANDFANSGSIVASQELRYESSVRRSRSVKKSNKIQDNPFVIRGTKAIGIIFHMTARVPTLISQSHLERNEAWAAYWSPIFNALTTQCLNPCRDIRHQAISALQRTLLSPELASTDHKEWVAIFSEVLFPLILRLLKPEVYQSDPVGMSETRVQAATLVCKVFLHYLVLLSEWEGMLDLWLNILDILDRMMNSGQGDSLEAVPESLKNILLVMADGGYLSPPSEDPTKEKIWIETQRRLDRFLPDLFKEIFPSAFEEKAAPTASAHDQHPHPTAERASDEKSSDKGDQALEEEDNVD from the exons ATGAGCGTCGAGTCCGGATCAAGCGTCAGGAATGATTCGCAACAAGCGCCCGGTCAATCATCGTCGGCGAGATCCTCTACGTCGATTCCAAATGGACCCCACGCCGAGACTGCAAACTCGCAACGACCGGTCCCCATAGCGGTGGACCCGATCGCCTTGGTGACTTCAGAATGCATCACGGTTACTTCGTCGATGCGAAAGCATGCAAGATGGGCACATTCCTCTGTGGCAGCTATTCTGGGAGGAAGCGGGTCGTCAAGGCCATACGAATTGGATGCTTCGACGCCCCCCAGCCCGCAGCATGGCTCATCCGGCCAAAAAGCCAACACCGGGTTAGCGCCTCCGAGAGCGAGTACTGCGAGCAGTGATCTAGATCTTGTGCTTGCTGGAAGATGGGGTCTACGGGGAAAGAAAGGGAAGAGTATGCAGGATAACCCTCTTATGTCGGCCTTCACACGACTGCGTGTCGACTTGAAAGAATGTCGTGATATACGCACCTTCGATACACCCTCCCTCCTTCATCCCTTCCTTCAGGTTATCCGCTCTTCGTCCACCTCCGCACCCATCACTTCGCTGGCCCTAGTCGCGATCACGAAGTTCTTTGCCTATGGTATCATTAACAATGATTCCCCGAGGCTATCAATGGCACTCCAGCGATTGTCTGCAGCTATAACGCACTGCCGGTTTGAAGCTAGCGATTCCGCTGCAGATGAGATCGTTCTGTTGCGGATTCTAAAGCTTATGGAGGGAATGATTTCTAGGCCGGAAGGAGAGCTGCTCGGAGACGAGAGTGTCTGCGAGATGATGGAAACTGGATTGAGCATGTGCTGTCAGGTTCGGCTATCGGAAGTCCTTCGGAGATCCGCTGAGATAGCGATGGTGAATATGTGCCAGGTTATTTTCCAACGTCTAACTCAACTAGACGCAGAAGCAACGTCTGGCGATCAACTAGCTAGGGACGATGAGTTGCTTGATGATACGAATACCTTAAAGATGGATCCTTCAGTCGACGGAGATACTGTGGCGTCTCAACATCAATCCAGCTTAGACTCAGATACTTCTTCTGCTGAGCCGCCACGCCCTAGCGGTGATGGACGACCGAGCACGACTGTAAATGGTGACGGAACCATCCAGCCCGAGGAGTTCATGTATCCTGAAGCGAAGCCATACGGTTTACCTTCCATCCGGGAACTGTTCCGCGTGCTTATTGATTTGCTTGATCCTCATAATCTGCAGCATACAGATGCCATGAGAGTCATGTCCCTGAGAATCATTGACGTGGCTCTAGAAGTCGCGGGCCCATCCATCGCAAGACATCCCAGCCTTGCTCAGCTCGCTCGGGACTATCTGTGCCGATATCTGTTCCAACTGGTGAAATCGGAGAATGTAGCTATTTTGAACGGCTCTCTCAGAGTCGCAGGGACGCTCTTGTCTACTTGTCGACACGTCTTAAAATTACAGCAGGAGCTATTCCTATCCTACTTGGTTGCATGTCTGCACCCACGGGTAGAAATACCCCGGGAACCTGGAATCGATCCTGCGCTCTATGTTGGCGTTCCACAGGCCCCGAAACTAGCGAAACCGTCTCCTTCGCAAGCAGGTAGCGGACGGTCGACTCCTGTTCCCGTCAAAGATCGTCAAAAGCTTGGGATGGAAGGTGGATCTCGAAGACCTGAGTCCAGGGAGGCTATGGTAGAGAGCATAGGGGCTTTGGCACGAATTCCCAACTTCATGACAGAGCTTTTCGTCAATTACGATTGTGAAGTCGACCGAGGTGATCTTTGCGAGGACATGGTTGGGCTATTATCTCGAAATGCATTTCCCGACTCCGCGACGTGGAGCACAACTAATGTTCCACCACTTTGCCTCGATGCTCTACTAGGTTATGTCCAATTTATTGCCGATAGGCTTGATGACGAACCAAAATACGAAGGACTCCCTGACCTCTCGCGATTAAAAGAGCAGAGACAGCGAAAGGCAATTATAATTCAAGGAGCCACGAAATTTAACGAAGACCCTAAAGCTGGAATTGCTTTTTTTGCTTCGAAAGGGATCATTGAGGATATCGAAAATCCAAAGCTAATCGCAAGATTCCTCAAGGGTACGAGTCGTATTTCCAAAAAAACGCTGGGGGAATACATTTCCAACCGCAACAATGAGAAGATTCTGGAGGCATTCATGGAGCTGTTCGATTTCGAAGGCGTCGGCATTGTGGATGCCCTTCGACACGTTCTGGGTTCTTTTCGGCTTCCGGGAGAGTCTCCTTTAATCCAACGGATTGTCACCGTATTCGCTGAAAAATATCTTGCTGGAGGCAAGCCCAAAGAAGCCGCTGACTCGgattctctttttgttttgaCTTACGCCATTATAATGTTAAACACCGACCTACATAACCCCAACGTAAAGCCCCAAAATCGCATGACGTTAGAAGGTTTCACTAAAAATCTTGGAGGAGTGAACGCTGGCCGCGACTTTCCAGCTGAGTATCTGGAAGGAATTTATCGCTCAATTCAACAAAATGAAATTATCTTGCCTGATGAGCACGAAAACAAGCATGCGTTCGAGTATGCGTGGAAGGAATTGCTGATAAAGGCAACCACCGCTGGTGACTTAATACGATGCGATTCTAACATATTTGATGCCGAGATGTTCGAGGCGACTTGGCGTCCTGTGGTAGCTACTCTCTCTTACGTCTTCATGTCTGCATCGGATGATGCGGTGTTCTCCAGAGTCGTCATTGGATTTGACCAATGCGCGAAGATTGCCGCGAAATATGGGCTAACAGAGGCGCTTGACCGCATAATATTCTGTCTTAGCTCCATTAGCACTCTCGCCTTGGAGGCCCCCCCTAACACTTCTCTCAATACAGAGGTGCAAATAGGGAAGAAAACGGTTATGGTTAGCGAGCTCGCGGTGAAGCTAGGAAGAGACTTCAGAGCACAACTTGCTACAGTTGTTTTGTTCCGCGTGATCTCAGGCAGCGAAGCGGCCATCCAGAACGGATGGGGATATGTCGTCAGGATCCTTCATCATTTATTCATAAACTCTCTCATCCCTCAACTCGATATACGAGACTCCGGTCTTGATATTCCCCCGATCCCCCTTCAACCACCCTCCCAAGTTGTTGACAGAGATGGGCGTAGTAACGAGGCGGGCTTGTTCTCTGCGTTTACGTCCTATCTCTCCAGCTACGCGGCTGATGACCCCCCTGAGCCGTCCGATGAGGAAATTGAGAACACAATGTGCACTATTGACTGCATTAATGCATGCGGGGTTTCTGACCTACTTGAGAGCATAAG GTCCATTCCCATATCCTCCAAATCTCATCTTGTCAGCGCTCTTCTTGCCAAACTTCCCGATACGAGTCCTGCTGTCATTACTGTAAAATCCGAACGCCCACAGGTTCATTCATCGAGGGCCGCAACCGGCAAAACGAACATTACGAAGCCCGCCTATAAACCAGGAACGGTTTACATACTCGAGTTAGCGACATTGCTTGTGTTACGAGACGCTGATACAATACAGCAACTGGGGGAGAATCTGATGCGAACATTGCAAGACATTATTCGAGACGCTAAAAATGTACACCCGTTGATGCTTTCTCGCGTAATATATTATCTTTTGGTTCTTCTGCGTCGCAGCTAC GAATATTCCTTTATGAGGCCTCCAGTTGTTCTCCATTCCATATCCAGTTTTGAACAAGATACCCTTGAAAGCGTTGCTGTCCCAGTAATCACTGGTCTCGCAAGCATTGTCAGCGAGGCTCCACTCTGGAAAGAAATTACGAAATACCCAGACTTTTGGTCCATCCTTCAAAGATTACATCAACACCAAGACGGAGCTGCCATGATATTTGAACTTTTGCAAAATATTATCGAGTCTGACCCCGCGGTGGTTACTGCGGACAATTATGAGGCAGCAGTTGGCCTCGCGAATGACTTTGCAAACTCCGGAAGCATTGTGGCTTCTCAAGAATTGCGGTATGAGTCTTCAGTGAGAAGGTCTCGGTCGGTCAAAAAGTCCAACAAAATACA GGATAATCCTTTCGTAATCCGGGGCACAAAAGCGATAGGGATCATCTTCCACATGACTGCTCGTGTACCGACGCTCATTAGCCAGTCGCATCTAGAACGAAACGAAG CATGGGCTGCATATTGGTCCCCAATATTCAACGCTCTTACCACCCAATGTCTCAACCCTTGTCGAGATATCAGGCATCAGGCAATTTCTGCCCTGCAACGAACGTTGTTATCTCCGGAACTTGCGTCTACAGATCATAAGGAATGGGTGGCGATTTTCAGCGAAGTCCTATTCCCGTTAATATTGCGCCTGCTTAAGCCGGAGGTCTACCAATCGGATCCAGTCGGCATGAGCGAGACCCGAGTTCAGGCAGCGACGCTTGTGTGCAAGGTATTCTTGcattatcttgtcttgctgTCCGAATGGGAGGGTATGCTTGACTTGTGGTTGAACATCCTTGATATCCTGGACCGCATGATGAATAGTGGGCAAGGCGACAGTCTT GAGGCGGTCCCTGAGAGCTTGAAGAATATACTTCTCGTGATGGCAGATGGAGGATACCTATCACCTCCAAGCGAAGATCCAACCAAGGAGAAGATATGGATTGAGACCCAAAGAAGACTAGATCGGTTTCTTCCCGACTTGTTCAAGGAAATATTCCCGTCGGCTTTTGAAGAAAAGGCCGCCCCGACAGCATCAGCGCATGACCAACATCCACATCCTACAGCCGAGAGGGCAAGCGATGAGAAATCCAGCGACAAGGGTGACCAAGCCCTAGAAGAGGAGGACAACGTGGACTAA
- the SYF1 gene encoding pre-mRNA-splicing factor syf1 (BUSCO:321416at4751~EggNog:ENOG410PHN7~COG:A~BUSCO:1365at33183): MPGTVLNARASQQRAEVDKMDSARSDLYLISSEDAVYEQDILRDPASIKPWLSYIEFKQQNGTAYEQAFVMERACKHLPRSYKLWKMYLEFRIKHLRGRNPAVHRIEYLKVNALFERAVILLNKMPRIWEMYLAFLLEQPLVTQTRRTFDRALRALPITQHNRIWKLYKSFAVSASGDTAVKIWDRYMQIHPENAEEYIDILVEMKQYTDAVRRYIEVLDDPRFQSKKGKSHFELWTEMVELLVNHAKEIETGPQSGIDVAAIIHSGIDRFPDQRGKLWVGLATYWITRGNFEKARDVFEEGVTTVMTVRDFTMIFDSYVEFEESIISALMETAAVRLDEGKADENADFDLDLRMMRFEQLMDRRPFLVNDVLLRQNPNNVVEWNKRVALWGDNKEEVVRTYGAAIAAINPKKAHGKFHELWVNFAKFYEKGGDLATARIIFDKAVKVPFKSVEELAEIWCEWAEMELRNENFDQAVNIMAKATLSSKRSTVDYFDDKLTPQQRIHKSWKVWSFYVDLVESVGNLDETKNVYERIFELRIATPQTVVNYANLLEENKYFEEAFKIYERGLDLFSYPVAFELWNLYLTKAVDRKISIERLRDLFEQAVDGCPPKYAKTLYLMYGNLEEERGLARHAMRIYERATRAVSDKDRFEMFNFYITKSASNFGLTSTRPIYERAIAALPDNEAKEMCLKFAEMERRLGEIDRARAIYGHASQFCDPRTNAGFWQKWEAFEVQHGNEDTFKEMLRIKRSVQVQYNTDVNFIASQAIARSKQLAKEAADVAAAEEPEERAHAMAALERHAKAPAGFVPASTGPEGGNRPVTERDQAPATNPDAIDLDEDMAAEEPQEASS; the protein is encoded by the exons ATGCCGGGGACCGTTTTGAACGCCAGAGCTTCGCAGCAGCGCGCAGAAGTCGACAAGATGGATTCAGCTCGGTCTGATCTCTATTTGATT TCCAGCGAGGATGCGGTGTATGAGCAGGATATCCTGCGCGATCCGGCCAGCATTAAACCCTGGCTCTCATATATCGAGTTCAAGCAGCAGAATGGAACAGCGTACGAACAGGCGTTT GTCATGGAGCGGGCTTGCAAGCATCTCCCGAGGTCATACAAACTGTGGAAGATG TATCTCGAGTTCCGAATCAAACATCTCCGGGGGCGAAACCCGGCGGTTCATCGAATAGAGTATCTCAAGGTCAATGCTCTCTTTGAACGGGCCGTCATTCTTCTCAATAAAATGCCACGGATTTGGGAAATGTACCTCGCATTCTTGCTAGAGCAGCCGTTGGTTACGCAAACTCGGCGAACGTTTGACCGTGCCCTTCGCGCTTTACCAATCACCCAGCATAATCGAATATGGAAACTGTACAAGTCCTTCGCGGTCTCTGCTTCCGGTGACACGGCCGTCAAAATATGGGATCGTTACATGCAAATACACCCCGAGAATGCTGAGGAATACATCGATATCTTGGTGGAGATGAAACAATATACTGATGCCGTGAGACGATATATTGAGGTCTTAGACGATCCAAGATTTCAGTCCAAAAAGGGCAAAAGCCATTTCGAACTCTGGACAGAAATGGTAGAGCTCCTTGTCAATCACGCCAAGGAAATCGAAACAGGCCCGCAGTCGGGAATTGACGTGGCGGCAATCATTCACAGCGGCATTGACAGATTTCCCGACCAGAGAGGTAAACTCTGGGTTGGTCTAGCGACATATTGGATCACTCGCGGCAATTTCGAAAAAGCCCGGGATGTTTTCGAAGAGGGTGTCACAACCGTTATGACGGTCCGTGACTTTACAATGATATTTGATTCCTACGTTGAGTTTGAAGAATCTATCATTAGCGCCTTGATGGAAACAGCCGCCGTTCGTTTGGATGAAGGGAAGGCCGATGAGAATGCTGACTTCGACCTTGACCTTCGTATGATGAGATTCGAGCAACTGATGGATCGCCGACCCTTCTTGGTTAACGATGTCCTTTTGAGACAAAACCCCAACAACGTCGTAGAGTGGAACAAACGAGTGGCTTTGTGGGGCGATAACAAAGAAGAAGTTGTCCGCACTTATGGGGCTGCTATTGCTGCAATCAACCCCAAAAAGGCTCACGGAAAATTCCACGAACTCTGGGTTAATTTCGCTAAGTTTTACGAGAAAGGTGGAGATCTCGCTACCGCAAGGATAATTTTCGACAAAGCAGTCAAGGTGCCTTTCAAGTCCGTCGAAGAGTTAGCTGAGATCTGGTGCGAGTGGGCAGAAATGGAGCTGCGGAACGAGAATTTCGATCAAGCTGTGAACATTATGGCCAAAGCTACTCTCTCATCTAAGCGTTCTACCGTCGACTACTTTGACGATAAGCTGACTCCTCAACAACGCATACATAAGAGCTGGAAGGTGTGGAGTTTCTATGTTGATTTGGTGGAGAGTGTTGGGAACCTTGATGAAACGAAGAATGTATATGAAAGGATCTTCGAGCTTCGGATTGCAACTCCCCAGACAGTCGTCAATTATGCCAATCTCCTGGAGGAGAATAAGTATTTTGAAGAAGCCTTCAAGATCTATGAGCGAGGTCTTGATCTCTTCAGCTATCCAGTTGCTTTCGAGCTGTGGAACCTCTATTTGACCAAAGCCGTTGACCGGAAAATCAGCATTGAACGATTACGGGATCTGTTTGAACAAGCCGTGGATGGATGCCCACCTAAGTACGCTAAGACTCTTTACTTAATGTACGGCAATCTGGAGGAAGAGCGAGGCCTCGCACGTCATGCAATGCGGATCTACGAGCGCGCGACTCGCGCAGTATCGGATAAGGACAGATTTGAAATGTTCAACTTCTACATCACCAAATCAGCATCCAATTTTGGCTTAACGTCGACTAGGCCTATTTATGAACGCGCCATTGCCGCGTTACCCGATAATGAAGCGAAGGAAATGTGTCTGAAATTTGCAGAAATGGAGCGCAGGTTGGGTGAGATCGATCGAGCTCGCGCAATATATGGGCATGCCTCTCAATTTTGTGATCCTCGGACCAACGCCGGTTTCTGGCAAAAATGGGAGGCATTTGAAGTTCAGCATGGCAACGAAGACACATTCAAAGAAATGCTACGTATTAAACGAAGTGTCCAAGTTCAGTACAA TACGGATGTCAACTTCATTGCATCCCAGGCGATCGCCCGGAGCAAGCAACTTGCAAAAGAAGCAGCTGACGTCGCAGCCGCTGAAGAACCCGAGGAGCGTGCGCACGCCATGGCAGCTTTAGAGCGCCACGCCAAAGCTCCAGCCGGCTTTGTTCCCGCAAGCACTGGCCCTGAAGGAGGTAACCGCCCAGTTACAGAAAGAGATCAAGCACCAGCAACCAATCCCGATGCTATTGATCTCGACGAAGATATGGCTGCGGAGGAACCTCAAGAAGCCAGTTCATGA
- the VMA8 gene encoding H(+)-transporting V1 sector ATPase subunit D (BUSCO:403079at4751~EggNog:ENOG410PHRZ~COG:C~BUSCO:12149at33183), with protein sequence MSGSADREAVFPTRQSLGLMKGKLKGAEQGHSLLKRKSEALTKRFRDITRRIDEAKRKMGRVMQIAAFSLAEVSYAVGGDIGFQIQESAKQARFRVRTKQENVSGVLLPQFESVTAEGSNDFGLTGLGKGGQQVQRCRETYARAVETLVELASLQTAFVILDEVIKVVNRRVNAIEHVIIPRTENTIKYINSELDELDREEFYRLKKVSNKKQRDTAALDAEIKARRDKAEGAAGKESPSNNGPADLLAQEEDEDVIF encoded by the exons ATGTCCGGATCAGCT GATCGAGAAGCCGTGTTTCCCACCCGACAATCGCTGGGCCTGATGAAAGGCAAGCTGAAGGGTGCGGAACAAGGCCACAGTCTTCTGAAACGCAAAAGTGAAGCATTGACAAA GCGATTCCGAG ACATTACGCGGCGAATCGATGAAGCCAAACGGAAAATGGGCCGTGTGATGCAAATCGCGGCTTTCTCCCTCGCTGAGGTGTCGTACGCGGTTGGCGGTGATATCGGCTTTCAGATTCAGGAGTCCGCCAAGCAGGCCCGCTTTCGGGTTCGAACAAAGCAAGAAAACGTCTCGGGCGTCCTTTTGCCACAATTTGAAAGTGTTACTGCGGAAGGAAGCAACGATTTCGGTTTGACTGGCCTTGGCAAGGGAGGCCAGCAGGTACAAAGATGTCGTGAGACGTACGCGAGGGCAGTGGAGACGCTCGTGGAGCTTGCGAGTCTACAG ACTGCATTCGTAATCTTAGACGAAGTGATTAAGGTGGTAAACAGAAGAG TGAATGCAAT TGAGCATGTCATTATCCCTCGAACTGAGAACACAATCAAAT ACATCAACTCAGAGCTGGATGAGCTCGACCGAGAGGAATTCTACCGGTTAAAAAAG GTTTCGAACAAGAAGCAAAGAGACACAGCTGCATTGGATGcagagatcaaagcaaggcGGGACAAAGCGGAAGGGGCTGCCGGAAAGGAGTCTCCCAGTAACAATGGCCCTGCAGACCTATTGGCGCaggaagaggatgaagatgtGATTTTTTAG
- a CDS encoding uncharacterized protein (EggNog:ENOG410PGNM~COG:A~BUSCO:12629at33183) encodes MAVLAPAASGIPPNSTVYVRNLEERIKVEQLKEALSEIFSEYGSILEIVAKTNVKAKGQAFIVFDNVDSATRAIEEINGFELFEKPMVLDYAKTRSDATVLREGGEQELEAHKRKRLAEKERKQAQEALEAQKKLKRPAAATADTRPAKTTRGAGLKPTGAAAAPVIPDEYLPPNKILFLREVPDSYDASGLTAIFSRFEGFKEVRMVPGRKGIAFVEYENETGAISAKEATSGMALGENGKPMRVTYQRQ; translated from the exons ATGGCAGTCCTAGCTCCAGCCGCTTCCGGCATACCGCCGAATTCAAC AGTCTAT GTCCGAAACCTTGAAGAGAGAATAAAGGTAGAGCAGTTAAAGGAAGCCCTATCCGAAATCTTCTCCGAGTACGGCTCCATTCTTGAGATCGTCGCAAAGACAAACGTCAAGGCGAAAGGCCAAGCTTTCATTGTCTTTGATAACGTCGACTCTGCAACACGCGCTATTGAGGAGATCAATGGGTTTGAGTTGTTCGAAAAGCCCATGGTGTTGGACTATGCGAAAACAAGAAGCGATGCTACGGTCTTAAGGGAAGGGGGTGAACAGGAATTAGAGGCACATAAGAGGAAAAGAttggctgagaaag AAAGAAAACAAGCCCAAGAAGCACTCGAGGCCCAGAAGAAACTGAAGAGACCGGCCGCCGCCACCGCAGATACTCGCCCAGCCAAGACAACGAGAGGAGCAGGCTTGAAACCAACtggtgctgctgctgcgccTGTCATACCAGATGAATATCTTCCACCCAACAAGATTCTGTTCTTACGAGAGGTCCCGGATTCATATGATGCGAGTGGCCTCACGGCTATATTCAGCCGCTTCGAAGGATTTAAAGAAGTACGTATGGTCCCAGGTCGAAAGGGAATCGCGTTCGTGGAATATGAAAATGAAACCGGAGCCATCAGTGCAAAGGAGGCAACATCTGGCATGGCGTTGGGCGAGAATGGAAAGCCAATGCGGGTCACCTACCAGAGACAGTAG